A genomic stretch from Rhineura floridana isolate rRhiFlo1 chromosome 18, rRhiFlo1.hap2, whole genome shotgun sequence includes:
- the HAPLN4 gene encoding hyaluronan and proteoglycan link protein 4 — translation MLPAKVRTRSFLHVATLILCCQLALAQKGRKKVVHVSEDESGAIVVQTAPGKVVTHRGGTIILPCRFHYDVSAHDPDEIRLKWTKVVEPMSFEDVFVAMGKERRAFGNYRGRTSLQEDGAGDASLIIRNVTLQDYGRYECEVTNELEDDAGMVNLDLEGVIFPYHPRLGRYTLNFHEAQTVCSEQDGILASYDQLHEAWLDGMDWCNAGWLQDGSVQYPIAKPRDECGRKETPVGVRNYGYRHKDVERYDAFCFTSNLNGKVYFLKTYRKLSFPEAIQACQKNKAAVAKVGQLYAAWKIQLLDKCEAGWVGDGSIRYPIVNPRARCGGSEPGVRNLGFPDKKYKLFGVYCYQAAGGGGAKKKGKGQGTGDWRPFQV, via the exons ATGCTGCCTGCGAAGGTTCGGACCCGGAGCTTCCTTCACGTCGCCACCTTGATCCTTTGCTGCCAGCTTGCCCTTGCCCAGAAAGGACGGAAGAAAGTGGTGCACGTCTCAG AAGACGAGAGCGGTGCCATTGTGGTCCAGACGGCACCTGGGAAGGTAGTCACCCACCGCGGTGGCACCATCATCTTGCCTTGCCGCTTCCACTATGATGTCTCTGCCCACGACCCCGATGAGATCCGCTTGAAGTGGACCAAGGTGGTGGAGCCCATGTCCTTCGAGGATGTCTTCGTAGCTATGGGCAAGGAGCGCAGGGCCTTCGGGAACTATCGGGGCCGGACATCGCTGCAGGAGGACGGTGCCGGAGACGCCTCGCTCATCATCCGGAACGTTACCCTTCAGGACTACGGGCGCTACGAGTGCGAGGTGACCAATGAATTGGAGGATGacgcagggatggtgaacctggaCTTGGAAG GGGTGATCTTCCCTTACCACCCCCGGCTGGGCAGGTACACCCTTAACTTCCACGAGGCCCAGACAGTCTGCTCGGAGCAGGACGGGATCCTGGCGTCCTACGATCAGCTGCACGAGGCTTGGCTGGACGGGATGGACTGGTGCAACGCCGGGTGGCTGCAGGACGGATCGGTGCAGTACCCCATCGCCAAGCCCCGGGACGAGTGTGGGCGGAAAGAAACCCCCGTCGGGGTGAGGAATTACGGCTACCGCCACAAAGACGTCGAGCGCTACGATGCCTTCTGTTTCACTTCCAACCTGAACG GGAAAGTCTATTTCCTCAAGACCTACCGCAAGCTGAGCTTCCCTGAGGCCATCCAGGCATGCCAGAAGAACAAGGCAGCGGTGGCCAAGGTTGGCCAGCTCTACGCCGCCTGGAAGATCCAGCTCTTGGACAAGTGTGAGGCTGGCTGGGTGGGCGATGGCAGCATTCGCTACCCCATTGTCAACCCGCGGGCTCGTTGTGGGGGTAGCGAGCCAGGTGTGCGCAACTTGGGCTTCCCTGATAAGAAATATAAGCTCTTTGGGGTCTATTGCTATCAGGCAGCCGGCGGCGGAGGGGCCAAGAAGAAGGGAAAGGGGCAGGGGACCGGGGACTGGAGACCTTTCCAGGTGTAA
- the TM6SF2 gene encoding transmembrane 6 superfamily member 2 isoform X2, with protein MVFSFTAGFDLIIALGEDGIMSNIMGFYMKEGERYLSTAYGIMICYWDAIVHFALYLLMIAAIAERKSYRHVGLYWFGSIAMSMIVFLPGNVVGKYGTEIRPAFLLNVPYLLIPFWALTRIFAQPKTLPIVTADKVSEEQLKSVFQRPLDLGLMGFLLFAAGFTLFRGLVVLDCPADACFNYIHQQEPSLHDPVAYPKVQMLVYLFYVLPYFCLCLYGLLFPGCSWMPDWAVVFAGAIAQAQFSHIGSSLHSHTPFPYRTPEGAWWPVVLLNVAYAVGPQLLAYRCLRNPAFFSLVAARDEDKKKQ; from the exons ATGGTATTCTCCTTCACTGCGGGATTTGATCTCATCATAGCACTGGGAGAAGATGGAATTATGAGCAACATTATGGGGTTCTACATGAAAGAG GGTGAGCGGTATCTTAGCACTGCTTACGGCATAATGATCTGTTATTGGGACGCCATTGTCCACTTCGCCCTCTACCTCTTGATGATTGCGGCTATCGCTGAAAG AAAGAGTTACCGGCATGTGGGCCTGTACTGGTTTGGATCCATTGCGATGAGCATGATTGTTTTTCTGCCGGGCAACGTGGTTG GGAAATACGGCACTGAGATCCGGCCTGCCTTCCTCCTCAACGTCCCTTACCTGCTGATCCCCTTCTGGGCTCTGACAAGGATCTTCGCCCAGCCCAAGACTTTGCCCATCGTGACGGCCGACAAG GTTTCTGAAGAGCAGCTCAAAAGCGTCTTTCAGCGCCCGCTGGATCTGGGCCTCATGGGCTTTCTGCTTTTCGCCGCGGGCTTCACGCTGTTTCGAGGACTG GTTGTTCTGGATTGCCCAGCGGATGCCTGCTTCAATTACATTCACCAGCAAGAGCCAAGCCTGCATGACCCGGTGGCTTATCCCAAAGTTCAG ATGCTTGTCTACCTCTTTTATGTCCTGCCGTATTTTTGCCTCTGCCTGTATGGATTGCTTTTTCCTGGATGCTCCTGGATGCCTGACTGGGCCGTAGTTTTTGCCGGCGCCATCGCCCAG GCTCAGTTCTCCCACATCGGCTCTTCCCTTCACTCGCACACCCCGTTTCCGTACCGCACCCCTGAAGGAGCCTGGTGGCCTGTTGTCCTCCTGAACGTTGCCTATGCAGTTGGGCCACAGTTGCTAGCTTACCGCTGCCTCCGCAATCCTGCCTTCTTCTCTCTGGTGGCCGCACGAGATGAAGACAAGAAAAAACAATGA